In Populus trichocarpa isolate Nisqually-1 chromosome 16, P.trichocarpa_v4.1, whole genome shotgun sequence, a genomic segment contains:
- the LOC7453740 gene encoding probable glutathione S-transferase isoform X3: protein MAEEVKVFRTWSSPFALRVIWALKLKGVEFDTIYEDLSNKSPLLLQYNPIHKKVPVLVHNGKVICESLVILEYIDETWKQNPLLPEDPHQQASARFWAKFGDDKVLQSIVWGVLMKEGKELEEGVLASLENLKYLEEEIRGKKFFGGETIGLADIALGWLAYYLDIIEEILGLKLIDQEKFPSLAAWKQEFANAPIIHENWPDRDKLVNKFVAMREAKLGKETPK from the exons ATGGCAGAAGAAGTTAAGGTGTTTAGAACATGGTCAAGTCCATTTGCTCTGAGAGTCATCTGGGCACTGAAATTGAAGGGTGTTGAGTTTGATACCATATATGAAGATCTCTCCAACAAGAGCCCTTTACTCTTGCAATACAATCCTATCCACAAGAAGGTTCCCGTGCTTGTCCACAATGGTAAAGTCATCTGTGAATCACTTGTCATTCTAGAATACATCGACGAGACATGGAAGCAAAATCCTCTGTTGCCTGAAGATCCTCACCAGCAAGCCAGTGCTCGTTTCTGGGCCAAGTTTGGTGATGATAAG GTTTTGCAATCAATTGTGTGGGGTGTGCTTATGAAGGAGGGAAAAGAGCTAGAAGAAGGGGTCCTTGCATCCTTGGAGAACTTGAAATATTTAGAAGAAGAGATAAGAGGAAAGAAATTCTTTGGTGGGGAGACTATTGGGCTAGCGGATATTGCATTAGGATGGCTTGCTTATTACCTTGATATCATTGAGGAGATACTAGGTCTAAAACTGATAGACCAGGAAAAGTTTCCATCCTTAGCGGCATGGAAGCAGGAATTTGCAAATGCTCCAATCATCCATGAGAACTGGCCGGATAGAGACAAGCTGGTTAACAAGTTTGTTGCCATGCGTGAGGCCAAACTTGGAAAAGAAACACCTAAATGA
- the LOC7453740 gene encoding probable glutathione S-transferase isoform X1, with translation MAEEVKVFRTWSSRFALRVIWALKLKGVEFDTIYEDLSNKSPLLLQYNPIHKKVPVLVHNGKVICESLVILEYIDETWKQNPLLPEDPHQQANARFWAKFGDDKVLQSIVWGVLMKEGKELEEGVLASLENLKYLEEEIRGKKFFGGETIGLADIALGWLAYYLDIIEEILGLKLIDQEKFPSLAAWKQEFANAPIIHENWPDRDKLVNKFVAMREAKLGKETPK, from the exons ATGGCAGAAGAAGTTAAGGTGTTTAGGACATGGTCAAGTCGATTTGCTCTGAGAGTCATCTGGGCACTGAAATTGAAGGGTGTTGAGTTTGATACCATATATGAAGATCTCTCCAACAAGAGCCCTTTACTCTTGCAATACAATCCTATCCACAAGAAGGTTCCCGTGCTTGTCCACAATGGTAAAGTCATCTGTGAATCACTTGTCATTCTAGAATACATCGACGAGACATGGAAGCAAAATCCTCTGTTGCCTGAAGATCCTCACCAGCAAGCCAATGCTCGTTTCTGGGCCAAGTTTGGTGATGATAAG GTTTTGCAATCAATTGTGTGGGGTGTGCTTATGAAGGAGGGAAAAGAGCTAGAAGAAGGGGTCCTTGCATCCTTGGAGAACTTGAAATATTTAGAAGAAGAGATAAGAGGAAAGAAATTCTTTGGTGGGGAGACTATTGGGCTAGCGGATATTGCATTAGGATGGCTTGCTTATTACCTTGATATCATTGAGGAGATACTAGGTCTAAAACTGATAGACCAGGAAAAGTTTCCATCCTTAGCGGCATGGAAGCAGGAATTTGCAAATGCTCCAATCATCCATGAGAACTGGCCGGATAGAGACAAGCTGGTTAACAAGTTTGTTGCCATGCGTGAGGCCAAACTTGGAAAAGAAACACCTAAATGA
- the LOC7453740 gene encoding probable glutathione S-transferase isoform X4: MAEEVKVFRTWSSPFALRVIWALKLKGVEFDTIYEDLSNKSPLLLQYNPIHKKVPVLVHNGKVICESLVILEYIDETWKQNPLLPEDPHQQASARFWAKFGDDKVLQSIVWGVLLKEGKELEEGVLASLENLKYLEEEIRGKKFFGGETIGLADIALGWLAYYLDIFEEILGLKLIDQEKFPSLAAWKQEFANAPIIHENWPDRDKLVNKFVAMREAKLGKETPK; encoded by the exons ATGGCAGAAGAAGTTAAGGTGTTTAGAACATGGTCAAGTCCATTTGCTCTGAGAGTCATCTGGGCACTGAAATTGAAGGGTGTTGAGTTTGATACCATATATGAAGATCTCTCCAACAAGAGCCCTTTACTCTTGCAATACAATCCTATCCACAAGAAGGTTCCCGTGCTTGTCCACAATGGTAAAGTCATCTGTGAATCACTTGTCATTCTAGAATACATCGACGAGACATGGAAGCAAAATCCTCTGTTGCCTGAAGATCCTCACCAGCAAGCCAGTGCTCGTTTCTGGGCCAAGTTTGGTGATGATAAG GTTTTGCAATCAATTGTGTGGGGTGTGCTTCTGAAGGAGGGAAAAGAGCTAGAAGAAGGGGTCCTTGCATCCTTGGAGAACTTGAAATATTTAGAAGAAGAGATAAGAGGAAAGAAATTCTTTGGTGGGGAGACTATTGGGCTAGCGGATATTGCATTAGGATGGCTTGCTTATTACCTTGATATCTTTGAGGAGATACTAG GTCTAAAACTGATAGACCAGGAAAAGTTTCCATCCTTAGCGGCATGGAAGCAGGAATTTGCAAATGCTCCAATCATCCATGAGAACTGGCCGGATAGAGACAAGCTGGTTAACAAGTTTGTTGCCATGCGTGAGGCCAAACTTGGAAAAGAAACACCTAAATGA
- the LOC7455874 gene encoding DEAD-box ATP-dependent RNA helicase 53, mitochondrial isoform X1: MLSTVLRRTSSSSLLAPNRALAPVTLLHHQLSTTASPIPLRNGSLSGEIRPFSSFLASLIKARDFHVKSGPLDFKASSVTETFNAVPDYGYDEGKGNEEGLEISRLGISQEIVGALAKKGITKLFPIQRAVLEPAMQGKDMFGRARTGTGKTLAFGIPILDKILQFNAQHGRGRYPLGIVMAPTRELARQVEKEFREAAPSLDITCLYGGTPISQQMRDLEYGVDVVVGTPGRIIDLMKRGSLVLSEVQHVVLDEADQMLGVGFVDDIETILSSVPQKRHSMCFSATMPSWIRELVRKYLKDPLTIDLVGDSDKKLAEGITLYSIASDLYAKASILGPLITEHAKGGKCIVFTETKRDADRLAYAMAKTYKCEALHGDISQSVRERTLSGFREGHFNILVATDVAARGLDVPNVDLIIHYALPRCSETFVHRSGRTGRAGKKGTAILIYTQDESRQVRIIERDTGCKFLELPKIAVDGESIDMYNDMGRGRFNSFGSPRGFGDGGRYGGQGNYGSGQGFRNSGFGRSDGQFSGSSRNGYNRNQSGNFGRSSNFGEPRTDRSSNFGDFGSGRSSSFGDFGSGRSSSFGDSGSGRSSSFGNNSGLTNRSQNDYHFRQSAGFGDSRK, translated from the exons atgcTATCAACAGTTCTAAGAagaacatcttcttcttctttactaGCCCCAAATCGGGCTTTAGCCCCCGTAACCCTTCTACATCACCAATTATCGACCACAGCGTCACCAATTCCTCTCAGAAACGGGTCTCTCTCCGGTGAGATTAgacccttttcttcttttcttgcttcTCTAATCAAAGCTAGAGACTTTCATGTCAAATCTGGGCCGTTGGATTTTAAGGCGAGTTCAGTGACTGAAACTTTTAACGCTGTACCTGATTATGGCTATGATGAAGGGAAAGGGAATGAAGAGGGGCTTGAAATTTCAAGATTAGGGATTTCTCAAGAGATTGTCGGCGCTTTAGCTAAAAAAGGGATCACGAAATTATTTCCCATTCAg agAGCTGTGCTTGAACCGGCTATGCAAGGGAAGGACATGTTTGGTCGAGCTCGAACTGGAACAGGAAAAACACTTGCTTTTGGAATTCCTATACTTGATAAAATTTTGCAATTCAATGCGCAACACGG GAGAGGGAGGTACCCATTGGGAATAGTTATGGCTCCAACAAGAGAACTTGCAAGACAAGTAGAGAAGGAGTTTCGTGAGGCTGCACCTAGTTTGGATATCACTTGTTTATATGGGGGTACTCCTATTTCACAACAAATGAGGGATCTTGAATATGGTGTTGATGTTGTTGTTGGCACACCTGGTCGTATTATTGATCTGATGAAGAGGGGCTCGCTGGTTTTGTCAGAAGTTCAGCATGTTGTTCTTGATGAAGCTGATCAGATGCTTGGTGTGGGATTTGTTGATGATATTGAGACAATCTTGTCGAGTGTACCTCAGAAACGCCATAGTATGTGCTTCTCTGCTACAATGCCAAGTTGGATCAGAGAACTTGTTAGGAAGTATCTAAAAGATCCTCTGACTATTGATCTT gTCGGAGATTCTGATAAAAAGCTGGCTGAAGGAATTACCCTCTATTCAATTGCCTCAGACTTGTATGCAAAAGCATCGATTCTTGGTCCTCTGATTACA GAACATGCTAAAGGAGGAAAGTGCATTGTTTTCACTGAAACAAAGCGTGATGCTGATCGATTAGCATATGCCATGGCAAAAACCTATAAATGTGAGGCTTTGCATGGTGATATTTCACAGAGTGTGAGAGAAAGGACACTTTCAGGCTTCCGAGAGGGGCATTTCAATATTTTAGTTGCCACTGATGTTGCGGCACGTGGTCTTGATGTCCCTAATGTTGATCTG ATAATACATTATGCACTTCCGAGATGTTCAGAGACTTTTGTTCATCGATCTGGCCGTACCGGTCGTGCTGGGAAGAAAGGAACTGCAATTCTTATTTATACTCAAGATGAGAGCAGGCAAGTCCGGATAATTGAACGTGACACAGGGTGCAAATTTTTAGAG CTCCCTAAGATCGCTGTTGATGGTGAAAGCATAGACATGTACAATGACATGGGTCGTGGACGATTTAACTCATTTGGAAGTCCAAGAGGATTTGGTGATGGTGGTCGATATGGTGGTCAGGGGAATTATGGATCTGGGCAAGGCTTTAGGAATTCTGGTTTTGGCCGCTCTGATGGTCAATTTTCAGGATCAAGTCGCAATGGCTATAACAGAAACCAATCAGGGAATTTTGGCCGCTCTAGTAACTTTGGCGAGCCAAGAACAGACCGCTCCAGTAATTTTGGGGACTTCGGTTCAGGCCGTTCTAGCAGTTTTGGTGACTTCGGTTCAGGCCGTTCTAGCAGTTTTGGGGACTCTGGTTCAGGCCGTTCTAGCAGTTTTGGCAACAATTCAGGCCTAACCAATAGATCACAGAATGATTATCATTTTAGACAATCTGCGGGCTTTGGAGACTCCAGGAAGTGA
- the LOC7453739 gene encoding probable cinnamyl alcohol dehydrogenase 1 — translation MASDKSENCLAWAAKDESGVLSPYKFKRRDVGKDDISVKITHCGICYADVLYTRNKFKKSLYPVVPGHEIVGTVQEVGSDVQRFKIGDHVGVGTFINSCRDCEYCNDGLEVHCANGVITTFNSVDVDGTITKGGYSSFIVVHERYCHRIPDGYPLALAAPLLCAGITVYTPMIRHKMNQPGKSLGVIGLGGLGHMAVKFGKVFGMNVTVFSTSISKKEEALNLLGADNFVVSSDTEQMKALDKSLDFIIDTASGEHPFDPYITTLKTAGVLVLVGAPSEMKLTPLKLLLGMISISGSATGGTKHTQEMLDFCGTHKIYPKVEVIPIQSVNEALERLIKNDVKYRFVIDIGNSLK, via the exons ATGGCTTCAGATAAGAGCGAGAATTGCCTTGCCTGGGCTGCAAAGGATGAATCAGGAGTTCTGTCCccgtataaatttaaaagaag GGATGTTGGGAAAGATGACATTTCAGTAAAAATAACACACTGTGGAATTTGCTACGCTGATGTTCTCTATACCAGGAACAAATTCAAAAAGTCATTATACCCAGTAGTGCCGGG tcaTGAGATAGTTGGAACTGTTCAAGAGGTTGGATCTGATGTTCAACGCTTCAAAATCGGCGACCATGTTGGAGTGGGAACATTTATCAATTCATGCAGGGATTGCGAGTATTGTAATGATGGGCTTGAAGTGCATTGTGCAAATGGGGTTATTACCACCTTTAACAGTGTTGATGTCGATGGCACCATCACAAAAGGAGGGTACTCCAGTTTTATTGTTGTTCACGAAAG ATACTGCCACAGAATACCTGACGGTTATCCACTAGCTTTAGCAGCACCATTGCTGTGCGCTGGCATCACAGTCTACACTCCCATGATTCGTCACAAGATGAACCAACCTGGAAAATCCCTCGGGGTGATTGGACTGGGCGGCCTTGGTCACATGGCTGTGAAGTTTGGGAAGGTTTTTGGAATGAATGTCACAGTTTTCAGCACAAGCATATCGAAAAAGGAGGAAGCCTTGAATCTGCTTGGAGCAGACAACTTTGTAGTCTCGTCGGACACGGAGCAAATGAAG GCTCTAGATAAATCCCTGGACTTCATTATTGACACAGCATCAGGTGAACATCCATTTGATCCATACATTACAACTCTGAAGACCGCTGGAGTCCTGGTCCTGGTGGGCGCTCCAAGTGAAATGAAGCTCACTCCTCTGAAGCTGCTTCTTG GTATGATATCCATTTCTGGAAGTGCAACAGGAGGCACAAAACATACACAGGAAATGCTGGACTTTTGTGGTACTCACAAAATCTACCCCAAAGTAGAAGTCATACCAATTCAGTCTGTGAATGAAGCACTTGAGAGGTTGATAAAGAACGATGTGAAATACCGATTTGTGATTGACATTGGAAACTCCCTCAAGTGA
- the LOC7455876 gene encoding probable cinnamyl alcohol dehydrogenase 1 — translation MASDKSENCPAWAAKDESGVLSPYKFKRRDVGKDDISVKITHCGICYADVLLTRNKFGKSLYPVVPGHEIVGTVQEVGSDVQRFKIGDHVGVGTFINSCRDCEYCNDGLEVHCANGIITTINSVDVDGTITKGGYSSFIVVHERYCHRIPDGYPLALAAPLLCAGITVYTPMIRHKMNQPGKSLGVIGLGGLGHMAVKFGKAFGMNVTVFSTSISKKEEALNLLGADNFVVSSDTEQMKALDKSLDFIIDTASGEHPFDPYITTLKTAGVLALVGAPSEMKLTPLKLLLGMISISGSATGGTKHTQEMLDFCGTHKIYPKVEVIPIQSVNEALERLIKNDVKYRFVIDIENSLK, via the exons ATGGCTTCAGATAAGAGTGAGAATTGCCCTGCCTGGGCTGCAAAAGATGAATCAGGAGTTCTGTCCccgtataaatttaaaagaag GGATGTTGGGAAAGATGACATTTCAGTAAAAATAACACACTGTGGAATTTGCTATGCTGATGTTCTCCTTACCAGGAACAAATTCGGAAAGTCATTATACCCAGTAGTGCCAGG tcaTGAGATAGTTGGAACTGTTCAAGAGGTTGGATCTGATGTTCAACGCTTCAAAATCGGCGACCATGTTGGAGTGGGAACATTTATCAATTCATGCAGGGATTGCGAGTATTGTAATGATGGGCTTGAAGTGCATTGTGCAAATGGAATTATTACCACCATTAACAGTGTTGATGTCGATGGCACCATCACAAAAGGAGGGTACTCCAGTTTTATTGTTGTTCACGAAAG ATACTGCCACAGAATACCTGACGGTTATCCGCTAGCTTTAGCGGCACCATTGCTGTGCGCTGGCATCACAGTCTACACCCCCATGATTCGTCACAAGATGAACCAACCTGGAAAATCCCTCGGGGTGATTGGACTGGGCGGCCTTGGTCACATGGCTGTGAAGTTTGGAAAGGCTTTTGGAATGAATGTCACAGTTTTTAGCACAAGCATATCGAAAAAGGAGGAAGCCTTGAATCTGCTTGGAGCGGACAACTTTGTAGTGTCGTCGGACACGGAGCAAATGAAG GCTCTAGATAAATCCCTGGATTTCATTATTGACACAGCATCAGGTGAACATCCATTTGATCCATACATTACAACTCTGAAGACCGCTGGAGTCCTGGCCCTGGTTGGCGCTCCAAGTGAAATGAAGCTCACTCCTCTGAAGCTGCTTCTTG GTATGATATCCATTTCTGGAAGTGCAACAGGAGGCACAAAACATACACAGGAAATGCTGGACTTTTGTGGTACTCACAAAATCTACCCCAAAGTAGAAGTCATACCAATTCAGTCTGTGAATGAAGCACTTGAGAGGTTGATAAAGAATGATGTGAAATACCGATTTGTGATTGACATTGAAAACTCCCTCAAGTGA
- the LOC7455874 gene encoding DEAD-box ATP-dependent RNA helicase 53, mitochondrial isoform X2 — MLSTVLRRTSSSSLLAPNRALAPVTLLHHQLSTTASPIPLRNGSLSGEIRPFSSFLASLIKARDFHVKSGPLDFKASSVTETFNAVPDYGYDEGKGNEEGLEISRLGISQEIVGALAKKGITKLFPIQRAVLEPAMQGKDMFGRARTGTGKTLAFGIPILDKILQFNAQHGRGRYPLGIVMAPTRELARQVEKEFREAAPSLDITCLYGGTPISQQMRDLEYGVDVVVGTPGRIIDLMKRGSLVLSEVQHVVLDEADQMLGVGFVDDIETILSSVPQKRHSMCFSATMPSWIRELVRKYLKDPLTIDLVGDSDKKLAEGITLYSIASDLYAKASILGPLITEHAKGGKCIVFTETKRDADRLAYAMAKTYKCEALHGDISQSVRERTLSGFREGHFNILVATDVAARGLDVPNVDLIIHYALPRCSETFVHRSGRTGRAGKKGTAILIYTQDESRQVRIIERDTGCKFLELPKIAVDGESIDMYNDMGRGRFNSFGSPRGFGDGGRYGGQGNYGSGQGFRNSGFGRSDGQFSGSSRNGYNRNQSGNFGRSSNFGEPRTDRSSNFGDFGSGRSSSFGDSGSGRSSSFGNNSGLTNRSQNDYHFRQSAGFGDSRK; from the exons atgcTATCAACAGTTCTAAGAagaacatcttcttcttctttactaGCCCCAAATCGGGCTTTAGCCCCCGTAACCCTTCTACATCACCAATTATCGACCACAGCGTCACCAATTCCTCTCAGAAACGGGTCTCTCTCCGGTGAGATTAgacccttttcttcttttcttgcttcTCTAATCAAAGCTAGAGACTTTCATGTCAAATCTGGGCCGTTGGATTTTAAGGCGAGTTCAGTGACTGAAACTTTTAACGCTGTACCTGATTATGGCTATGATGAAGGGAAAGGGAATGAAGAGGGGCTTGAAATTTCAAGATTAGGGATTTCTCAAGAGATTGTCGGCGCTTTAGCTAAAAAAGGGATCACGAAATTATTTCCCATTCAg agAGCTGTGCTTGAACCGGCTATGCAAGGGAAGGACATGTTTGGTCGAGCTCGAACTGGAACAGGAAAAACACTTGCTTTTGGAATTCCTATACTTGATAAAATTTTGCAATTCAATGCGCAACACGG GAGAGGGAGGTACCCATTGGGAATAGTTATGGCTCCAACAAGAGAACTTGCAAGACAAGTAGAGAAGGAGTTTCGTGAGGCTGCACCTAGTTTGGATATCACTTGTTTATATGGGGGTACTCCTATTTCACAACAAATGAGGGATCTTGAATATGGTGTTGATGTTGTTGTTGGCACACCTGGTCGTATTATTGATCTGATGAAGAGGGGCTCGCTGGTTTTGTCAGAAGTTCAGCATGTTGTTCTTGATGAAGCTGATCAGATGCTTGGTGTGGGATTTGTTGATGATATTGAGACAATCTTGTCGAGTGTACCTCAGAAACGCCATAGTATGTGCTTCTCTGCTACAATGCCAAGTTGGATCAGAGAACTTGTTAGGAAGTATCTAAAAGATCCTCTGACTATTGATCTT gTCGGAGATTCTGATAAAAAGCTGGCTGAAGGAATTACCCTCTATTCAATTGCCTCAGACTTGTATGCAAAAGCATCGATTCTTGGTCCTCTGATTACA GAACATGCTAAAGGAGGAAAGTGCATTGTTTTCACTGAAACAAAGCGTGATGCTGATCGATTAGCATATGCCATGGCAAAAACCTATAAATGTGAGGCTTTGCATGGTGATATTTCACAGAGTGTGAGAGAAAGGACACTTTCAGGCTTCCGAGAGGGGCATTTCAATATTTTAGTTGCCACTGATGTTGCGGCACGTGGTCTTGATGTCCCTAATGTTGATCTG ATAATACATTATGCACTTCCGAGATGTTCAGAGACTTTTGTTCATCGATCTGGCCGTACCGGTCGTGCTGGGAAGAAAGGAACTGCAATTCTTATTTATACTCAAGATGAGAGCAGGCAAGTCCGGATAATTGAACGTGACACAGGGTGCAAATTTTTAGAG CTCCCTAAGATCGCTGTTGATGGTGAAAGCATAGACATGTACAATGACATGGGTCGTGGACGATTTAACTCATTTGGAAGTCCAAGAGGATTTGGTGATGGTGGTCGATATGGTGGTCAGGGGAATTATGGATCTGGGCAAGGCTTTAGGAATTCTGGTTTTGGCCGCTCTGATGGTCAATTTTCAGGATCAAGTCGCAATGGCTATAACAGAAACCAATCAGGGAATTTTGGCCGCTCTAGTAACTTTGGCGAGCCAAGAACAGACCGCTCCAGTAATTTTGGGGACTTCGGTTCAG GCCGTTCTAGCAGTTTTGGGGACTCTGGTTCAGGCCGTTCTAGCAGTTTTGGCAACAATTCAGGCCTAACCAATAGATCACAGAATGATTATCATTTTAGACAATCTGCGGGCTTTGGAGACTCCAGGAAGTGA
- the LOC7453740 gene encoding probable glutathione S-transferase isoform X2, with protein sequence MAEEVKVFRTWSSPFALRVIWALKLKGVEFDTIYEDLSNKSPLLLQYNPIHKKVPVLVHNGKVICESLVILEYIDETWKQNPLLPEDPHQQASARFWAKFGDDKVLQSIVWGVLLKEGKELEEGVLASLENLKYLEEEIRGKKFFGGETIGLADIALGWLAYYLDIFEEILGLKLIDQEKFPSLAAWKQEFANAPIIHENWPDRDKLVNKFVAMREAKLGKETPK encoded by the exons ATGGCAGAAGAAGTTAAGGTGTTTAGAACATGGTCAAGTCCATTTGCTCTGAGAGTCATCTGGGCACTGAAATTGAAGGGTGTTGAGTTTGATACCATATATGAAGATCTCTCCAACAAGAGCCCTTTACTCTTGCAATACAATCCTATCCACAAGAAGGTTCCCGTGCTTGTCCACAATGGTAAAGTCATCTGTGAATCACTTGTCATTCTAGAATACATCGACGAGACATGGAAGCAAAATCCTCTGTTGCCTGAAGATCCTCACCAGCAAGCCAGTGCTCGTTTCTGGGCCAAGTTTGGTGATGATAAG GTTTTGCAATCAATTGTGTGGGGTGTGCTTCTGAAGGAGGGAAAAGAGCTAGAAGAAGGGGTCCTTGCATCCTTGGAGAACTTGAAATATTTAGAAGAAGAGATAAGAGGAAAGAAATTCTTTGGTGGGGAGACTATTGGGCTAGCGGATATTGCATTAGGATGGCTTGCTTATTACCTTGATATCTTTGAGGAGATACTAGGTCTAAAACTGATAGACCAGGAAAAGTTTCCATCCTTAGCGGCATGGAAGCAGGAATTTGCAAATGCTCCAATCATCCATGAGAACTGGCCGGATAGGGACAAGCTGGTTAACAAGTTTGTTGCCATGCGTGAGGCCAAACTTGGAAAAGAAACACCTAAATGA